In the Panthera uncia isolate 11264 chromosome B1, Puncia_PCG_1.0, whole genome shotgun sequence genome, gaaaatagtTTATGTTTTAAAGGTCAATTTCATGCTACAGTCTGATTAAATgagagacgtgtgtgtgtgtgttttatttatttattttttttatttttttaaatttttttaatgtttatttatttttgaaggagagagagacagagtgtgagtggggggaggggcagagagagagggagacacagaatctgaagcaggctccaggctctgagctgtcagcacagagccccacgtggggctcaaactcataaactgcgagatcatgacctgagccgaagtcggatgcttaaccaactgagccacccaggtgcccctgtgtgtgtgttttaaatagaCAAAGTGCCTATGTAATGTCCCTAGTCCTCATAATTAGACTTATTTAGAATACAGTTTGCTTGCCTGCTCTGTTTGTGCATCTGCTGACATGTGTGCCCATCTATGTAAACATGGCATAAATACATGTCTTCTTTGCTTAGGCAGCCACATATGGCTTCAGATAATAGCTGATGTGGATAGACTTTCTGGCTAATAGTAAGTTGTATAAAATATAGAACATATACAGATACACGATTTGTTGTTTAGCATAGCAAActactttatattaaaatttcaccGTGTTTCATGTTTCTATGTCCTTTGTTTCAGGGTACTGGTTGCCTTTTCTCAGTATCTCCAGCAGTGTCCATTTGAAGATCATGTAAAATTAGTGAATGAAGTAACTGAGTTCGCAAAAGGATGTGTGGCTGACCAGTCAGCAGCCAACTGTGAAAAGTCACTTGTAAGTACATTCTGATTTTgactatcatttcttcttttcggTAATCCTGATAATTTCAAAGGAAACTATCCAAGTTTGGTTTCCTCAATTATTCCTTTGTAAGCAAGTCTCAAGAGCAAGGCTAGCTTTTGTTTCTTCTACAACAGAGGTGTTCTAGCTACAGCCAGaggtttaaaaacatttctttattaagaCCACACACAATAGTGatagtttatttgtttctttattatttgtattcaagctaattaacatatagtgtagtcttggcttcaggagtagaacccagtgatttttctcttacataggacacccagtgctcatcctgaaaagtgacCTCGGTAATGTCCATCACgaatttaacccatccccccactcccctcccttccatcaaccctcactttgttctctgtatttaagagtctcttacggtttgcctccctctctgtttttatcttcttttaccttcccttcccctatgttcatctgttgagtttctcaaattccacatatgagtgaaatcatatgatatctgtctttctctgactgacttattttgctttttcattgccaacttctatttcttctttagtgATAGtgtatttaaatggaaatttgttatttgtaaaagtctctttttaaaatctgaagtgTGCTTTCTATCATAGAGGCTAATAGTGAGAGCATGTTTTTTATCTTCAGAAGGCACTCATCTGATTTCTGTGTCAATTTTGTTACTTGGGTAAAATGATAGTATAAGTATATAGTCCTCATTTTAGGGATAGTCATATTTTTACATACAATAAACAATCagggcatttattcattttgaagaaCTTAGAACTTGTGGTATTTCTAGGTAGGTCTTCAATACAGGGAGAGGTTTGTTTCTTTCCCCATTCAATCTGTATATACCTTGCTGGGGGCAAGGTCAGTTTTTATTTATCAGTGAAGGCTTCCCTTCTcttacttccttctttccatgtATCTTCCCCTCCAGGTAGAATCGGTACTTTAACTCAATATTTTTAACATGATCTTAGGACTCTAAATATGACTTCTAGAAATATATTTGCTTTGCAAATTAATTCTGTCTTCAGCAGTTTATTTTCCCTGGAGTTCCAGttactttcatgataaaaattaagGGGGACAGAAAGAATACATTTAATGGAATGTGTTTTGAGACAAATgtttctagaataaaaaagatctatattttcatataataattaataaacagTAAATTGTGTAACTCTTCAGTTTTTGAATGGCATCTACTTAAAAGCTGGACCCTCAGAAAAGAGCAGATCAAATGAGAAACTCTCTGagtattttctttcctcatgTGAATTCACCTACTACTTACAAGACTattttcccttgatttttttattagctcTTCCAGCTTGTAGCCCGTAGAAATAGGAGCAATGTTCATTCCTTAAAGCCATTGATTGTCTTgttgcctttcctttttattcactGTCAGTAATCATGTGATGGCTAATTCCTGCAAAAATTACATAGATGGTCAAATCCTGGGAAACTATCTACACCTGAGGAAAAAAGTGGATGTTAAATTTACATGGTTTCCTAACCAAGGTTTACCGATACATGAAACTTTTTAGACTGCTCTTTGGgtgcaaagaaaacaaagtacCTCCCCATGATTTGAAGTCTGCTCTCTTCCATTTAGCACGAACTCTTTGGAGATAAACTGTGTACAGTTGCCTCTCTTCGCGACAAGTATGGTGAGATGGCTGATTGCTGTGAGAAAAAAGAACCTGAGAGAAACGAATGCTTCCTGCAGCACAAAGATGACAATCCTGGCTTCGGTCAGCTGGTGACCCCAGAGGCTGATGCCATGTGCACTGCCTTCCACGAAAATGAACAGAGGTTCCTGGGAAAGTAAGTAATAAGATTTTTATGCTGCAAAATGAAACATTAGGAAATAGATCAAGGCTTATGATAACAATTGCTAccataaaaaacattttcagcatTAAGGCTTAGAAGCTTTCATTCTAATgataattttcaaagaagttaTATTTGATACTACAAAATTCTCCATGATAAAAAAATGTGATCAAAGATCTTTTGGAGTTCATTAAAACAGGAcatgttcggggcgcctgggtggctcagtcggttaagcgtccgacttcggctcaggtcatgatctcacggtccgtgagttcgagccccgcgtcgggctctgtgctgacagctcagagcctggagcctgtttcagattctgtgtctccctctctctgaccctcccccgttcatgctctctctctgtctcaaaaataaataaacgttaagaaaaattaaaaaaaaaaaaaaaaaaaaaaacaggacatgTTCTGTATAAAAAACTGAGATTGAGGTCTGTTAAAATATTATGAAGATATGTATTTATTCTCAGAGCTGATTTTGTTTTAGTCAAAAACATTATATTACTAAAATTTAACCATGTTATACATGTGTGtgggtatatgtgtgtacatatatataaaactttatacatatataaatatatatataatttatatgtacaaGTTTAGCCTTTTCATGGACTTACAGAATGACAAAGTCAAGGTCATCGTGTGCAAATTGAGATTAACTGGTAAATTAGATGAGATTGTTGATTACAATTGTTCCTGTAATATTGTTTGCTGCAGAAACATGactgcctgtttttctttttaaacatatagATACTTATATGAAATTGCCAGAAGACATCCTTACTTTTATGCCCCAGAACTCCTTTACTACGCCGAAGAATACAAAGGAGTTTTTACAGAATGCTGCGAAGCTGCAGATAAAGCTGCCTGCCTGACACCAAAGGTATTCCTCGGAACAGGAGGGCCAACTCATAACCAAACCTCAGACTTTGCACATCATATGGCTAGATTTAGGGAACGCCTGTCTCTGATACAAACTTCTTTACATGGACAGAAAAGCCTCCCTCGCTCGTAACTCCCCCAAAGATCTTTCACCCTCTTGGAAGACCTATGACCTCCTCATTCCTCCTTCTCAGATTTGCCATGGTGGATCTGATAGAGGAAATCACTGTGTATGTGTCTAAATATCCTGCGTCTTTTATGGCGTGGGTCACTACAGTGACATACAGaaactcatctgtaaaactgcACAGCAAGGGGCCAcagttttgttaatcttttcacgAGCCTTTTTTCTACTGGGTAGGGAATTCGAAGCAGAGAATTCAACTGCCTCTAGAAGGCTGGGTTTATTCAcccattccataaatatttattatggacTGTATTCTCTAAGGAGCTTATTGATGTTGTGAGAGTTGGTGGAGGAGGGGTTGAGATCAATTGTAAGTGAAATTAAGAAGTCAGAAAAATTGTATTCCCTGGGATATTAGTGTACTCTGTGCCTCCACATTTCCCTTCAGGTCCCTTTTCCCTGGTGAAGCCTCCATGCTGTTTCTTAACCACCTAGAGGCTTACGCTATGACCAGACTGATTGTCCTCCTCCTCCATAGCAAAATAACTATTTGCCAATAGTAAGCACTTGGGAATTTAGGTGTAAATGATCTCTTTAAAATTCCATGTGGCACAGTCTCATCTGAACTTATGAAGGGGTGTTTTGCgtagaattttccttttctaatttttcccaaatcatttcttttttgcagGTTGATGCTTTGAGAGAAAAAGTACTGGCTTCATCTGCCAAAGAGAGACTCAAGTGTGCCAGCCTCCAAAAATTCGGAGAAAGAGCTTTCAAagcatggtattttattttatttattcattttttaaaaattttttttaacattttttaatttatttttgagacagggagagacagagcaggaacaggggagggtcagagagagggagacacagaatctgaaacaggctccaggctctgagctgtcagcacagagcccgatgcggggctcgaactcatggactgtgagatcatgacctgagccgaagtcggccacttaaccggctgagccacccaggggcccccaaagcATGGTATTTTAAACTTGGTTTTTGTCGGGGCCTCTGTTTTTACATTACTTCGTTGGTTGAAGGAacattcttcagtttcttttttttttttttaacgttttatttatttttgagacagggagagacagagcatgaacaggggagggtcagagagagggagacacagaatctgaaacaggctccaggctctgagctatcagcacagagcccggcgcggggctcgaactcacggaccgcgagatcatgacctgagcctaagtcggccgcttaaccgactgagccacccaggtgcccccattcttcAGTTTCTAAGCCAAGAGAAATCCCCTCTCCCCTATCCCTCACATGGTAGTCAACAATGAATCAACGGCAACAGGAGAGGAATGAAAATAATAGACATTCTGCGAGCTCTCTAGATACCATCACTTGAGCTATCTTTGCCTGCCGTGTCTACCACCACTCCACCAAAATCAACTAACTCAGTAAATAAAACAACCCCAACAGGAAATGATAAACAGTTAAACAGGCTGTGATTGGTCTGGGGGAAGAAGAAGCTTTGAACAGATTTCGGAGACTCTGACTTGATTTGGGAAGGCATATGGATATTCGCCTTTTACATGTCATAGAGTTTAGACACTGTGTTGGATCAATTTCTTGGTGAAAGTATGCTTAATCAAAATTCTCTCATTTTGTAGAagttatgaatttcttttttctcagacACCTTTAGAAGTCAAGgagcttgattaaaaaaaagataacaggagTTTGCGTGGCATGTTCCagtttgtaaaatgtttttgcaTGGATCAACTAACTTAATCCTCACATCAGTCCTGCAATTTAGCATGCTGTTGTGACTGGGTAGAGGCTGAGTCTTGCCTAGAGTCCCACTTCTAATAAGTGATAAAGCCAGATTGAGAAACCAGGTCTGGGCTCCAAACTTGATGCTTCTCCACATGTTgcctattttatttcactttgttttttaaagattttaagtgatctctacacccagcgcaGGACTTGAAtttacaacactgagatcaagagtcacaaactcttctgactgagccagcctggtgtcCCTTATGTTGCCTCTTTTAGAATCtcttcttgatttttgtttttatgaatggCTGGACTTCTAtccaacacacacactcttaaAATGGCTAATTCTGCCCTAAAGAAACATTTTGTCCTAAGATAACCGTGTGGTTCAGaactagcattaaaaaaaaaaagaaccaacaaattttacaaattatttctttatgctATTTTGTCCTGAATGTTCTTGGTTCAAGTAGTATTTTCCTAGTGATTTCACATAAAATATTGCATGTTATTAATGTTTGGATGGGAAATTTTCTTCTTAGGTCAGTAGCTCGTCTGAGCCAGAAATTTCCCAAGGCTGACTTTGCAGAGATTTCCAAGTTAGTGACAGATCTTGCCAAAATCCACAAGGAATGCTGCCATGGTGACCTGCTTGAATGTGCAGATGACAGGGTAAAGTATACTCTTTGCTAACACACATGGTTCAGTTGGTAGTATGAATTTGCTCAGTATTATTGGTGAAGCTGACAGTGGGTTGAGATTGTTTTCTATGCACAATCTGCTCAATTCTTTGCCTGCCTTAtggtacttttttgttgttgtcgtttatTTAAACCTGGCCACCTCACTCATGAAATGATCTGATAAACGCATTCCCTAATTTGTAACCCTTTCAGTCATATTCTGAGAACAAAGGCTTACACTGAAGTAGGACAGCTGGTAGAAAGGTagatttcaaagaaaacttttttgGGAGGTGGGTGGAATTGGAGAAGGGCTAGTTGCTAAAGAGATCTTtggaaattatgtaattttttgcCCCTCTATATTCTCTTAGTTAACCATCTTTGTTAACTATGCAAATATTTAGCATGAGATCTCTTTTCCCCAAACTGAAAATATGACCAAATACCAGAATCCTAATCTCTCAGGATACTTTCTGGAAAATTTAAGGCAAATATTTTACATGTGTAAATAGAAACTGTGACTATGGTCTTGActagtttttcaaaaatatctcacattttatttagttatctGGTTTCAAAATGCCTGTACTTAATTTGagggaaatatttggaaaaatagtactgagttttaatttaaaaatttaaatgccttagtggtagaaatataaaattaatggtAACCAATATGGGCCCCTGTTACTGACCGGTCTTTTGTAATCAAGtggaaatattttagtaattctaTCCGAGTCTCTAGTCTTGGGAGCGCAGACTGAAAGTGTTCATGGAAGGCATGTTGGTATGTGTATGGTCTTAGAATACAATAAAGATGTTTTgccaacataataaaggtctgAGGAGAAAGTGTAGTGATGTCAatttacattgaaaaatttttatcaaCCTGCTTACAGGCGGATCTTGCCAAGTATATATGTGAAAATCAAGATTCAATCTCCACTAAGCTGAAGGAATGCTGTGGTAAGCCTGTGTTGGAAAAATCCCATTGCATCAGCGAGGCGGAAAGAGATGAGTTGCCTGCTGACCTGTCCCCATTAGCTGCTGATTTTGTTGAAGATAAGGAAGTTTGCAAGAACTATCAGGAGGCAAAGGATGTGTTCCTGGGCACGTAAGTGGATAAAGAATAATCCCTCCACAGTTTTTCTATGGTCTCAAGATACAGGAAGAGATACTAGGCTTTCCTTTGGCATTGCTACAATTTCTGTGTTGTCTACAATACTTCTTAATCCTTCCCTCTtctagtttttaagttttttttttttttggaaaaagttaattagttttaaaaagttattataaacGAATACATACTTATGGTAAAAACTCAATCAACAGAGAatagggaagaggagggaagtaGTAAAAGTTTCTATCCTTGCCCCCATTCCATTCCTTTTCTCCTCAGGGATATTTCTGGAAATACCTCTAGGAacatttgtatatacataaattatacacATATTGTTCATTCAAAGAGCATTTCTTGAACTTACTACAATACATATGTGTGAATATACATAATACATCTTTATATCTCTGTATATCcgtatctatttatctatctaccatttatctatctatataaaaaaatataaagagaagttGGAATCTGCTTTATATTTGGTTGTTCATAAAGTCTGCTTTATACTTGGTTGAACAGACCAGAAATAACAGTAGCATGGCAGGGCAGCATGAAATTCTGTGacaaaataaatgattacatATAGTCAGTAAGTGGGGTGTTAGACTTTGCATTTCTGTTGTTGGATTATAACAGTGTAATGTGcactatgtattttatgtaaagattaaagattttattcatgcagtggggaaaaagaaacaattaagaaTATatctctatttatctatcataACCTTTTTGAGATATAgtccaaattataaaaaaagtacataataaAAACAGGGGTCACTCATCAAACATTTAATATGTGCCAGACAGGGTATGCTTTGCATTGATAATGTCATGCATTTCTTGCAACCCACCTTGTGAGATAGGTGCTGTTATTATCTGCATTCTACAGAGAAGGCAGCTAAGTCTGTAATAGTTTTAATAAGTTGCTTAAGGTGATATAGTAAAATAGGTGACATagccaggatttgaatgcagGTAGCTTTAGTTCTGAACCCCAGACTCTTAGTCATTAACCTTCCTTGCATGGGGTCTAGTCGAACTCAGATCTTTGGGATATGAGTTACTCTTGAGGCTAGTTAGGTGATTTGTCTTGCTCATTCGTCcaattaaatctattttattttcatctgaaTTAGGTTTTTGTATGAATACTCAAGAAGGCACCCTGAATACTCTGTCTCATTGCTACTGAGACTTGCCAAGGAATATGAAGCCACTCTAGAGAAGTGCTGTGCCACCGATGATCCTCCTACTTGCTATGCCCATGTGGTAGgtttctcaagggaaaaaaaatggagctgTCTGGCTGGTGATCCTtcataatgagaaagaaaaataatgcaagaaTGTAAATTGTTAAATAGTGCAACTTATATCTTTTCTTGACATGGCTTTAATTCTGTGCTCTTAAACATTATAGGAAAAATAGATGGCTAATAAGACTTAGAATAGGCTAGAAGGGAAAGATCTAGAGGGTGCAACCTctaatttcaaaaaaatcttgaccatgcttttttcttttttgtgttcctgggaacaaaataagataaatattaatGTCAATTAAGGGACTTAGATATATAGTTAACCGGATTCCAAGATTGATCAAATATCAAGAAGTAGAGTCTTAGAATGTTATCCAGCTGTACattgtttactttattgtaaatgCTGGTAAACAGTGGTtaataaatagttttatattccttaaaaaaagaattggcatCTTAAGGAAGACTGTGAGATCTATTCAcctagaatattttcaaaatttttggaaaaagtttGGGAATTGTCTTACAAGAATTTATGTAAGGAGAGAAAACCTGTTCTGGAGGATTTTTGCCATATTTAGCCATCCCCAACAGATTGTAACATGTTTAAGATAGTTAGCACTCCTGGCACATATAGTGGTTTCCAAACTTCAGAATCAAAGAAAAGTCATTCTTTGCTCTACCAAGAACCTACTCTATGCCAAGTACCATACTGGAGTCCTTGACCAAGGTAAAATCTCTTATCTCAGGGAGCTCAGAATCCAACTAGAGATATGGTTTAATGATAATGATACATAAAGTCGTAGCCATCATTTATTGAGCTTTTATTATCTTCCAGGTACTGTTTTAATTGTATTAACTCAGGTGGTTTATAGAACAATTCTCTGAGGTGAATACCATCTTCAtccccattttgtttatttatttttctttttttctcttatttttcttttcttttctttttttttttttcatccctatTGTAGAGGTAAGGGTTCTGAACCTTGGATATGGAAAGTAAAGTTACATAGTTAGAAAATGGGTCAAGTGGCCTGGCTCAAAAACCAGCAGTAGCACACCAGAGCCTGAGTTTCTTAATCCCTTTTACTATACAGTctcaccaaataaaataaatagtttgaACATATTGTAATAGATTTGGCATCAAAGATCTAATTAATGACTTTGGGCAAAGGGTGGAAGGATCTCTTTCTGCCTAGAAGGATGAAAAGCAACCTTCGTATGGTCCTAAGGCAGAATTCTGTCAACACAATTCTGTTCTCTTTCAGTTTGATGAATTTAAACCTCTTGTGGAAGAGCCTCACAATTTAGTCAAAACAAACTGTGAACTTTTTGAAAAACTTGGAGAATATGGCTTCCAAAATGcgtatgtatttttgtttatcgGCTGATTATTTTCTTGATCaatttgtaatttattaaaacttaataTAGATACAATTTATCATAGAGATTTTAATCAcgaaaatacagtatatatttctcatctctctccataaagaaaaactggaggaggagacagaaaatggtTAATGGGATGGAGAATCCTATGTTTGAGTGTGGTTTAAAAAATTGGTCTCTtgagattggaaaggaaaatacCACATCTTGGAATATAGGAGCTGAGGATGCCCCTTGAAGGTTAAAGAATAGCTTATGGGCAAACAAAATACAGTGATgctttacaaaggaggaaatggtAGGCTTTGAATGATAGTAGCTCAAGAAGTAATATATAAGCCGATGGACAAATGTCCTGATCTACTAGAGCCTTATCTATGGAGCTAAAGACAAGAAGAGACACATCATTCAGTAGATATTTATGTTAGCACTCTTCTAACTATGGGTATTAGggataacaacaacaatgaaCCAGGTATAGTCTCTTCCTTTTAGTAGATTATAGTCATATATGACTTTCAGTGGTGATTGGAATTCTGAGTAAATGATTACGATGTGCTAGATATCGTGGCAGGTTGATTgcgtgctttttaaaaattttaatttaatacttaTACCATCCCTATTGAGTCAGGTATagtttctcccattttatagatgagaaaatttatACATATCTTTCAAATTTAGCACAAGGCTGATATATATTAAGCAGTCAGTAGgttttattgaaagaaagaagcaattaATAAATATACTAGTGTCACCGAATTCTAATAAGGTCAGTCACTTTCTTAAGAGTATACAGCACAGGTGGAATCAAAGATAGGCTTACCTAGTTACTCAGGACAAGGTCCTCCCCCATGCTATTCCACTGACCTGGATATGGAGATAATTTTATGAACAGAAAgtcattttgt is a window encoding:
- the ALB gene encoding albumin, with the translated sequence MKWVTFISLLLLFSSAYSRGLTRREAHQSEIAHRFNDLGEEHFRGLVLVAFSQYLQQCPFEDHVKLVNEVTEFAKGCVADQSAANCEKSLHELFGDKLCTVASLRDKYGEMADCCEKKEPERNECFLQHKDDNPGFGQLVTPEADAMCTAFHENEQRFLGKYLYEIARRHPYFYAPELLYYAEEYKGVFTECCEAADKAACLTPKVDALREKVLASSAKERLKCASLQKFGERAFKAWSVARLSQKFPKADFAEISKLVTDLAKIHKECCHGDLLECADDRADLAKYICENQDSISTKLKECCGKPVLEKSHCISEAERDELPADLSPLAADFVEDKEVCKNYQEAKDVFLGTFLYEYSRRHPEYSVSLLLRLAKEYEATLEKCCATDDPPTCYAHVFDEFKPLVEEPHNLVKTNCELFEKLGEYGFQNALLVRYTKKVPQVSTPTLVEVSRSLGKVGSKCCTHPESERLSCAEDYLSVVLNRLCVLHEKTPVSERVTKCCTESLVNRRPCFSALQVDETYVPKEFSAETFTFHADLCTLPEAEKQIKKQSALVELLKHKPKATDEQLKTVMGDFGSFVDKCCAAEDKEACFAEEGPKLVATTQAALA